From Methanoculleus oceani, a single genomic window includes:
- a CDS encoding ATP-binding response regulator yields the protein MVQYFVIYVDDEPALLEVGKTFLERSGALTIETALSAREALDLLGERTCDAVIADYQMPGMDGIELLKEVRQRFGDIPFILFTGRGREEVVVEAFNCGADGYIQKGGDPSSQFAELEHRVVQAVERRRTVRALRDSEERYRALFEGANDPIFIFEEDRFADCNHKALETFQCTREFLIGKTPWELSSPVQPDGLPAFESAAGKMQAAYAGQPQFFEWRIAAPSGKRYDVEMSVSRLDVKGPRQLQAIVRDVTDRKQTQAALIAANRKMHLLSGITRHDILNQLTVLQGYLEFARDRTTDPVLLGYLDLQQQALGFINRQIVFTQDYQDLGARAPEYQDLRECVTRAAEGLGFRGLTLVTEADGFEIYADPMLEKAFYNLFENAVRYAGPTPTVGVQCRRQGRCLTVFVEDNGSGIPAGEKEKIFLRGFGKNTGLGLFLVREILSTTGIAIRETGEPGGGARFEILVPEGGWRSRGSGAAPGV from the coding sequence ATGGTTCAGTATTTCGTAATCTACGTCGATGATGAACCAGCCCTTCTTGAAGTAGGTAAGACATTCCTCGAACGTTCGGGTGCGCTCACTATCGAGACCGCGCTCTCCGCCCGGGAGGCCCTGGACCTGCTCGGGGAGCGGACCTGCGACGCCGTCATTGCCGACTACCAGATGCCCGGTATGGACGGCATCGAACTCTTAAAGGAGGTGCGACAGCGCTTCGGAGATATCCCATTCATCCTCTTTACCGGGCGCGGCCGCGAGGAGGTCGTCGTGGAGGCATTCAATTGCGGTGCGGACGGCTACATCCAGAAAGGAGGCGACCCCAGCTCGCAGTTCGCCGAGCTCGAGCACCGGGTCGTGCAGGCGGTGGAGCGCCGGCGAACCGTCCGGGCGTTGCGTGACTCAGAGGAGCGCTACCGTGCCCTCTTCGAGGGAGCGAACGATCCGATATTCATCTTTGAGGAAGACCGGTTCGCCGACTGCAACCATAAGGCCCTCGAGACCTTTCAGTGCACCCGGGAGTTTCTCATCGGGAAGACACCCTGGGAACTCTCCAGCCCCGTTCAGCCGGACGGTCTCCCGGCGTTTGAAAGCGCTGCCGGGAAGATGCAGGCGGCGTATGCCGGGCAGCCGCAATTCTTCGAGTGGCGGATCGCTGCGCCGAGCGGGAAGCGTTATGATGTGGAGATGAGCGTCAGCCGGCTGGACGTGAAAGGCCCGCGCCAGCTCCAGGCCATCGTCCGGGATGTCACCGACCGGAAGCAGACACAAGCCGCTCTGATCGCCGCCAACCGGAAGATGCACCTGCTCTCCGGCATCACCCGGCACGACATCTTGAACCAGCTGACCGTCCTCCAGGGTTACCTGGAGTTTGCGAGAGACCGGACAACCGATCCGGTCCTCCTCGGATACCTGGACCTGCAGCAGCAGGCTCTCGGGTTCATCAACCGCCAGATTGTGTTCACCCAGGATTACCAGGACCTGGGGGCCCGGGCTCCGGAGTATCAGGACCTCCGTGAGTGCGTGACCCGGGCGGCGGAAGGCCTCGGTTTCCGGGGCCTCACTCTCGTTACCGAAGCCGACGGGTTTGAAATTTACGCCGATCCGATGCTGGAGAAGGCCTTCTACAACCTCTTTGAGAATGCGGTCAGGTATGCCGGGCCGACCCCGACGGTCGGGGTTCAGTGCCGTCGTCAGGGGAGGTGCCTCACCGTCTTCGTCGAGGACAACGGCTCCGGGATACCGGCAGGTGAGAAAGAAAAGATATTTTTACGTGGTTTTGGCAAGAACACCGGCCTCGGGCTCTTCCTCGTCCGGGAGATCCTCTCGACCACCGGGATCGCCATCCGGGAGACCGGAGAGCCCGGAGGAGGTGCACGGTTCGAGATACTGGTGCCGGAGGGTGGCTGGCGGAGCCGGGGTTCCGGTGCCGCACCCGGTGTTTGA
- a CDS encoding TIGR04084 family radical SAM/SPASM domain-containing protein, with translation MYYHLILTDDCNLCCTYCRGKAFTVDPPELPEIAVDEDLPVDLDIDLADLYRFLAEDPEAVLTFYGGEPLLAADLVREIVRDAPVSALILHTNGTLLDRLEPATANRFDTILVSIDGPEGLTDAHRGEGTFGRVMRNLHHLLEGGFAGEVIARMTVTEDTDIVEAVRYLTENDRFPFSAVHWQMDANFWNDYSSRDYAAWAEESYNPGIRSLVEFWVETMRERGRVLRWYPFMDPMEDMLLSRPSMLRCGCGHANYSIMTDGHISPCPIMVGMKDYYAGHIATADPLRLPVTDIGGACTECALLDFCGGRCLYSNITNPWPEEGRRIVCGTVKNLYSALSAALPEIRALIRDGKIQMEDFVHRKYNSCEIIP, from the coding sequence GTGTATTACCACCTCATCCTGACCGACGACTGCAACCTCTGCTGCACCTACTGCCGCGGGAAGGCGTTCACCGTCGACCCCCCGGAGCTGCCCGAGATCGCCGTCGACGAAGACCTTCCGGTCGACCTCGATATCGATCTCGCCGACCTCTATCGGTTCCTCGCAGAGGACCCGGAGGCCGTGCTGACCTTCTACGGCGGGGAACCCCTGCTCGCCGCCGACCTCGTCCGCGAGATCGTCCGCGACGCCCCGGTATCGGCGCTGATCCTGCACACGAACGGCACACTCCTCGACCGTCTCGAGCCTGCGACCGCAAACCGCTTCGACACGATTCTGGTCTCAATCGACGGTCCCGAGGGGCTCACCGATGCCCACCGCGGGGAGGGGACGTTTGGGCGGGTCATGAGGAACCTTCACCACCTCCTGGAAGGCGGGTTTGCCGGTGAGGTGATCGCCCGGATGACGGTGACCGAGGATACCGATATCGTGGAGGCCGTCCGTTACCTCACGGAGAATGACCGTTTCCCGTTCTCTGCTGTCCACTGGCAGATGGACGCGAACTTCTGGAACGACTACTCCTCGCGCGACTACGCCGCGTGGGCAGAAGAGAGTTACAATCCCGGCATCCGGTCGCTCGTCGAGTTCTGGGTGGAGACGATGCGAGAGCGAGGCCGGGTGCTCCGGTGGTATCCTTTCATGGACCCGATGGAGGACATGCTTCTATCGCGGCCGAGCATGCTCCGGTGCGGGTGCGGCCACGCGAACTACAGCATCATGACCGACGGGCATATCTCGCCCTGCCCGATCATGGTCGGGATGAAGGACTACTACGCCGGGCACATCGCCACCGCCGACCCCCTCCGCCTCCCGGTTACGGACATCGGGGGCGCCTGCACGGAGTGTGCCCTCCTCGACTTCTGCGGCGGGCGATGCCTCTACTCAAACATCACCAACCCCTGGCCGGAGGAAGGGCGGCGGATCGTCTGCGGGACGGTCAAGAACCTCTATTCGGCCCTCTCGGCGGCGCTCCCCGAGATCCGGGCCCTCATCCGCGACGGGAAGATTCAGATGGAGGATTTCGTTCACCGGAAGTACAACAGCTGCGAGATTATACCGTAA
- a CDS encoding cupin domain-containing protein: protein MSEEKKENLTERVIDPRDLVAYQPGSIVSRMLVYTKAGTITIFAFDAGEGLSEHTAPYDAVLQVIDGEALITIAGTEYAMKTGDLIIMPAQKPHAVHAVTRFKMMLTMIHA, encoded by the coding sequence ATGTCCGAAGAGAAAAAAGAAAACCTCACCGAACGGGTCATCGACCCACGCGATCTCGTCGCCTATCAGCCCGGCTCGATCGTCAGCCGGATGCTCGTCTACACGAAGGCCGGGACCATCACGATCTTTGCCTTCGATGCGGGAGAAGGCCTCTCGGAGCACACCGCACCCTACGACGCCGTCCTCCAGGTCATCGACGGGGAGGCCCTCATCACCATCGCGGGCACGGAGTATGCGATGAAGACGGGCGACCTGATCATCATGCCGGCACAAAAGCCCCACGCCGTCCACGCCGTCACCCGCTTCAAGATGATGCTGACGATGATCCACGCGTGA
- a CDS encoding cation-translocating P-type ATPase, which produces MEPLPSPDESRTTAWHALPAGDAAETLASPTGGLTGAEVARRREVFGENALPQKRPPTVFEVFLRQFTSPLIYVLLAAGIISLLFADVTDAAFIFAVILLNAIIGTFQEVKAEKSATALQQMLKIRARVRRDGRETTVPAEDLVPGDRVVLESGDRVPADIRILTARSLTVDESLLTGESHAVGKSPDPVGAPLPLGDRLDMLYAGSTIMTGRSMGVVVATGQHTEIGQIAETVTASEAGKPPLVLRMEDFSKKISIAVLAATGLLAIIVLGQGMPPIEVFFLAVALAVSAIPEGLPVALTVVLSIATSRMAGRNVIVRFLAAVESLGSCTLIASDKTGTLTVNQQTARVVSLPTGESFSVTGAGYAGEGEVLDEGGAPVAGSARDRVEILARAATISNEAALERTGEDDWAHQGDAIDVAFLALTYKLGLDPAGIRESAPAVADIPFESERRYAAVWYREDGEIRVAVKGAIETVLPLCRTMAAGGEEGVPIDPDHVQEELDGLTSRGYRVLAVAHGRAEGPVSAENPELPPLELLGLVGFIDPIRPDVPDAVRRCRNAGVDVVMVTGDHPATALAIARELDITDSPDEVVTGAELGDDDIATFSEFIDRVQAARVFARVTPLQKLRIVEAYRESGAFVAVTGDGVNDAPALRSANIGVAMGSGTDVAKDTASLIVTDDDFSSIVAGIEEGRYAYDNVRKVVYLLITTGFAEVLLFMLALIIGLPLPLLAVQLLWLNLVTNGIQDVALAFERGEPGIMNRPPRRSEEGIFNRLMIEETLLAGTVIALVTVGTWYWLLSNGWDEFSARNLIVLLMVLFENFQVFNCRSEYRSTFRVPISSNYFLIVGVIAAQGIHILALYIPVIRDILQLQPVSLVEWLSLLVLASSVVVVMEIFKAVRKHRPPGHQTGYGVG; this is translated from the coding sequence ATGGAACCCCTCCCCTCCCCTGACGAGTCCCGGACGACAGCATGGCACGCCCTTCCGGCGGGCGACGCAGCCGAAACGCTCGCATCACCGACGGGGGGCCTCACGGGCGCGGAGGTCGCCCGGCGGAGGGAGGTCTTCGGGGAGAACGCCCTCCCGCAGAAGCGGCCTCCGACGGTCTTTGAGGTCTTCCTCCGGCAGTTCACGAGTCCGCTCATCTACGTGCTCCTTGCGGCCGGGATCATCTCCCTCCTCTTCGCCGACGTCACCGACGCGGCCTTCATCTTCGCTGTCATCCTGCTCAACGCCATCATCGGGACGTTCCAGGAGGTGAAGGCGGAGAAGAGTGCGACGGCCCTCCAGCAGATGCTCAAGATCCGTGCACGGGTGAGGCGGGACGGGCGGGAGACGACCGTCCCCGCAGAAGACCTGGTCCCCGGCGACCGCGTCGTTCTGGAGTCGGGTGACCGGGTTCCCGCCGATATCCGCATCCTCACGGCGCGGTCGCTCACCGTCGACGAATCACTCCTGACCGGCGAGTCCCACGCGGTCGGGAAAAGCCCTGATCCCGTGGGCGCCCCCCTCCCCCTGGGCGACCGCCTGGACATGCTCTACGCCGGCAGCACTATCATGACCGGCCGGAGCATGGGGGTCGTGGTCGCGACCGGCCAGCATACCGAGATCGGGCAGATAGCCGAGACAGTCACGGCGTCGGAGGCGGGCAAGCCCCCGCTTGTCCTCCGTATGGAAGATTTCTCCAAAAAGATCAGCATCGCCGTCCTTGCCGCCACCGGACTGCTTGCGATCATCGTCCTCGGCCAGGGGATGCCCCCAATCGAGGTCTTCTTCCTCGCCGTCGCTCTCGCCGTCTCGGCGATCCCCGAGGGCCTGCCGGTCGCCCTGACCGTCGTGCTCTCGATCGCGACGTCACGGATGGCCGGGCGGAACGTCATCGTCCGGTTTCTTGCGGCCGTGGAGAGTCTCGGGAGCTGTACGCTGATCGCGAGCGACAAGACGGGGACCCTCACGGTGAACCAGCAGACCGCCCGGGTCGTCAGTCTGCCGACCGGTGAGTCGTTCTCCGTCACGGGCGCCGGATACGCGGGTGAGGGAGAGGTTCTCGATGAGGGCGGAGCCCCGGTAGCCGGCTCGGCTCGTGATCGGGTAGAAATCCTGGCCCGGGCTGCAACCATCAGCAACGAAGCCGCCCTGGAGCGGACCGGCGAGGACGACTGGGCACATCAGGGCGACGCGATCGACGTGGCGTTCCTCGCGCTCACCTACAAGCTGGGGCTTGACCCCGCCGGGATCCGTGAGAGTGCGCCTGCCGTCGCCGATATCCCCTTCGAGTCCGAGCGGCGGTATGCTGCCGTCTGGTACCGGGAGGACGGGGAGATCCGGGTGGCAGTCAAGGGGGCCATCGAGACGGTCCTCCCGCTCTGCCGGACCATGGCCGCGGGAGGGGAGGAGGGTGTTCCCATCGACCCGGACCACGTGCAGGAGGAACTCGACGGCCTCACCTCACGGGGATACCGGGTGCTTGCCGTGGCTCATGGCCGCGCGGAGGGACCGGTCTCTGCGGAGAACCCCGAGCTCCCTCCCCTCGAACTCCTCGGCCTGGTCGGGTTCATCGACCCGATCCGGCCCGATGTCCCCGACGCCGTGCGGCGGTGCCGCAACGCCGGGGTCGACGTGGTGATGGTGACGGGGGACCACCCCGCAACGGCTCTTGCCATCGCCCGGGAGCTTGATATCACGGACTCCCCCGACGAGGTCGTCACCGGTGCGGAACTGGGAGACGACGATATCGCGACGTTCTCCGAGTTCATCGACCGGGTACAGGCCGCCCGGGTCTTTGCCCGGGTGACTCCGCTGCAGAAACTCCGGATCGTCGAGGCCTACCGGGAGAGCGGGGCCTTCGTCGCGGTCACCGGGGACGGGGTCAACGACGCGCCGGCACTCCGGAGCGCGAACATCGGGGTCGCGATGGGTTCCGGGACCGACGTCGCCAAGGATACGGCGTCGCTGATCGTCACCGACGACGACTTCTCCTCGATCGTCGCCGGGATCGAGGAGGGGCGGTACGCCTACGACAACGTCCGCAAAGTCGTCTACCTCCTGATAACAACCGGGTTTGCCGAGGTGCTCCTCTTCATGCTCGCCCTCATCATAGGCCTGCCGCTCCCCCTCCTCGCGGTCCAGCTCCTCTGGCTGAACCTGGTGACGAACGGTATCCAGGACGTGGCGCTGGCGTTCGAGCGAGGCGAACCCGGCATCATGAACCGGCCGCCGCGTAGATCGGAGGAGGGGATCTTTAACCGGCTGATGATAGAGGAGACGCTTCTTGCCGGTACCGTCATCGCGCTGGTGACGGTCGGAACGTGGTACTGGCTCCTTTCAAACGGGTGGGACGAGTTCTCCGCCCGGAACCTGATCGTCCTGCTGATGGTGCTCTTCGAGAACTTCCAGGTCTTCAACTGTCGGTCGGAGTACCGCTCGACCTTCCGTGTCCCGATAAGCAGCAACTACTTCCTGATCGTCGGCGTCATCGCCGCGCAGGGTATCCATATCCTCGCGCTCTATATCCCCGTTATCCGGGACATCCTCCAGCTGCAGCCCGTTTCCCTGGTCGAATGGCTCTCGCTGCTCGTCCTCGCCTCATCGGTCGTGGTCGTGATGGAGATCTTCAAGGCGGTGAGGAAACACCGTCCTCCCGGTCACCAGACCGGATACGGGGTGGGGTAG